The Phaseolus vulgaris cultivar G19833 chromosome 5, P. vulgaris v2.0, whole genome shotgun sequence genomic interval CTCTTAgtttatttgtgaagacaaatagggagAGAATATGTTGGTTTATTGCTGTTTGAAACTGGTTTTGTGCTGATATATAGTTATGTAGGAAACTCTGATTTTCTCTCTTACTTACACTGGTTTTTCACATTAATTTTGTGGATCTTCTTTGTGAAAATCACTTGAATTTCTTTAAGAGAACCtttaaaaataacattgaaAGCTTTAACCTCTCAATGAAAACTCTTTGATCTGTGTTCAAAAACATGATCGCTCAGTTACCTTTCATATGAGATGTGCCTCtctttatataaaaaacaatttataacagtttttaaaaaaacagttaaaagttgttataaaaagaacaggttgaagttaaaataaatggattgtttttctaaaaaaagCAAAAGATGATTTCCAAACCACTAATTACAATATCATAAACCTTCAAAGCTATTTTCTACATACAAAATGACATGTTGTGAAGAAACATCTTCAATCTTCAACATAACTTTCATCCAACGACTCTCAGCCTGATCCTAATGACTTCCAATGGGTCCTTTCGGTAAATGGATCCTCCAACCAACAAAGGGAGTGGAGTTGGGTTCATTTTAGAAATACCAAGCGGGCTCTTAATCGAGCAAGCCCTTAGGTTTGCATTTAAAGCGACCAACAATCAAGTTGAGTACGAAGCCTTGATAGCAAGGATGTTGTTAGCCAAAGAGTTGGGAGCTCGGAGCCTACTGGTAAAGAGTGACTCATTGCTCGTCACCGGGCAAGTCACAGGCAAGTATCAGACCAAGGACCCGCAACTAGCTTCAAACCTCAATTACGTAAGGATCTTGAGAGCAGCTTTCTCTACGTTTGACCTTGTTCATGTTCCCAGAGAACAGAACTCCATAGCAGACCTGTTGTCTTAGCTAGCTAGCTTAAAGAAGGGAGTTTGGCAGAGGTTAGTGATCCAGGAGACATCGAAAGCACCCAGGATAGCTGCAGAAAGGCTGTCCATAATTGACCACTTGAGGTCTTAGGGATAAGCTCAGGAAAGGCGAGAAGGTATTGATCAATGATTCAAGAAACCTTGAAGGTTCCAAGAATAACCACCCATGGGTTATGGGAGGatgagtttcttgaagttcTGCAGGTCGACACCGCAAAGACTTGGATAACCCCCTACAAGCGTTACCTTGCTAATGGGTTACTTCCCGTCGAGCCTACGGAGGTCAAGATTGTTAAAAGGAATGCAGGGCGGTACACCCTAATAGATGGAAACCTTTTTCGTCATGATTATACCCACCCGATCCTCACATGTGTAAGTGGAGATCAGTGCGCCCATATAATGGtcgagctccacgaaggcatttgctgTAGCCACATAGGAGGACGAGCTCTCTCATTGAAAGCCGTCCGAGCTAGGTATTATTGGCTGACGATGAAGAAGGATTGTGTGGAATATGTCCAACATTGTGAGCAATGCCAGAAGCACGTTGATTGGTGTCATGCACCAGCCGAGGAGCTGCGATTGATTTATAGCCCATGGCCCTTCCATACATAAGGAATATACATTTTAGGCCATTTCCCTTTGGCAATACGTTAGATGAAATACC includes:
- the LOC137833987 gene encoding uncharacterized protein — encoded protein: MDPPTNKGSGVGFILEIPSGLLIEQALRFAFKATNNQVEYEALIARMLLAKELGARSLLVKSDSLLVTGQVTGKYQTKDPQLASNLNYVRILRAAFSTFDLVHVPREQNSIADLLS